A stretch of bacterium DNA encodes these proteins:
- a CDS encoding 4Fe-4S binding protein encodes MGYFGDIAESLLTAVKGMGVTITRVVEKPNTVQWPHQPATTKPRTRSELFNNIDDCIGCLNCAKACPVDCIEIETVKSTKAVDLGRTSNGKKKTLHLARFDIDMAKCCYCGLCVDVCPTECLIMTEKFDYSCAEVTGLHYSFARMDEGEIRQAREALEEEKRQAAQAAAAAAEAKARAEAEAKAAPEAPPAPEAGGSEGPAA; translated from the coding sequence ATGGGATACTTCGGCGACATCGCGGAGAGCCTGCTGACGGCGGTCAAGGGCATGGGCGTGACCATCACCCGCGTGGTGGAGAAGCCCAACACCGTGCAGTGGCCGCACCAGCCGGCCACCACCAAGCCGCGCACGCGCTCCGAGCTTTTCAACAACATCGACGACTGCATCGGCTGCCTGAACTGCGCCAAGGCCTGCCCCGTGGACTGCATCGAGATCGAGACGGTGAAGAGCACCAAGGCGGTGGATCTGGGGCGGACCTCCAACGGCAAGAAGAAGACCCTGCACCTGGCCAGGTTCGACATCGACATGGCCAAGTGCTGCTACTGCGGGCTCTGTGTGGATGTCTGCCCCACGGAGTGCCTCATCATGACGGAGAAGTTCGACTACAGCTGCGCCGAGGTGACGGGCCTGCACTACTCCTTCGCCCGCATGGACGAGGGGGAGATCCGCCAGGCCCGCGAGGCGCTTGAGGAGGAGAAGCGCCAGGCCGCCCAGGCCGCCGCCGCGGCGGCGGAAGCCAAGGCACGGGCGGAGGCGGAGGCGAAGGCGGCGCCGGAGGCCCCGCCGGCGCCGGAGGCGGGCGGCAGCGAAGGCCCCGCGGCCTGA
- the nuoH gene encoding NADH-quinone oxidoreductase subunit NuoH: protein MTDLTQIFWFWAPASAVLIAIVITANALVSVYLERKVSAWMQNRLGPMENGPQGIFQTAIDAVKLLLKEDIIARGIDRPLFKLAPYIVFAASFAVFAVVPLARGISPADLDVGAFYVLAVSSFVVAGIMMAGWSSNNKWSLYGAMRGVAQAVSYEIPLSLAVLAVVMAAGSMSLQTICAAQEGGFWNWNGLALHRNPFLVAGFLVYFVASLAEVNRTPFDLPEAESELVGGYHTEYSGMRFALFFLAEYANMLAVGVLATVLFLGGWQPALPFLDFIPGPLWLFGKAYLFVLLQIWIRMTLPRLRVDQLMHVCWKVLVPAALCILVLGALWELVIA, encoded by the coding sequence ATGACGGACCTGACGCAGATCTTCTGGTTCTGGGCTCCCGCCAGCGCCGTGCTGATCGCCATCGTGATCACCGCCAACGCGCTGGTCTCGGTCTACCTGGAGCGCAAGGTCTCGGCCTGGATGCAGAACCGCCTCGGTCCCATGGAGAACGGCCCCCAGGGCATCTTCCAGACGGCCATCGACGCCGTCAAGCTCCTCCTCAAAGAGGACATCATCGCCCGCGGCATCGACCGCCCGCTCTTCAAGCTGGCCCCCTACATCGTCTTCGCCGCCAGTTTCGCCGTCTTCGCCGTGGTGCCGCTGGCCCGCGGCATCAGCCCCGCCGACCTGGACGTGGGCGCCTTCTACGTGCTCGCCGTCTCCTCCTTCGTCGTGGCCGGCATCATGATGGCCGGCTGGTCCAGCAACAACAAGTGGTCGCTCTACGGCGCCATGCGCGGCGTGGCCCAGGCCGTCAGCTACGAGATCCCCCTCTCCCTGGCCGTGCTGGCTGTCGTGATGGCGGCCGGCTCCATGTCCCTGCAGACCATCTGCGCGGCCCAGGAGGGGGGCTTCTGGAACTGGAACGGGCTGGCCCTTCACCGCAATCCCTTCCTCGTGGCCGGCTTCCTTGTCTACTTCGTGGCCAGCCTGGCGGAGGTGAACCGCACGCCCTTCGACCTGCCCGAGGCCGAGAGCGAGCTGGTGGGCGGCTACCACACCGAGTATTCGGGGATGCGTTTCGCCCTCTTCTTCCTGGCGGAGTACGCCAACATGCTGGCGGTGGGCGTGCTGGCCACCGTCCTCTTCCTGGGCGGCTGGCAGCCGGCCCTGCCCTTCCTCGACTTCATCCCCGGGCCGCTCTGGCTCTTCGGCAAGGCCTATCTCTTCGTGCTGTTGCAGATCTGGATCCGCATGACGCTGCCCCGCCTGCGCGTGGACCAGCTCATGCACGTCTGCTGGAAGGTCCTGGTGCCGGCGGCCTTGTGCATCCTGGTGCTGGGCGCCTTGTGGGAACTGGTGATTGCTTAG
- a CDS encoding NADH-quinone oxidoreductase subunit D, which yields MESRDLFIHGSRVPDHGPDGELMILNMGPQHPSTHGVLRLELKTDGEEVAGIRPHIGYLHRCFEKHCEKLTPPQILPFTDRMDYLASMNNNLGFAIACERMLGLEVPEKVEYMRVIVAELNRIASHLVAIGTFGLDLGALTPYFYCFRDREIILDFFEEICGARLLYNYIWVGGLSHDFPEGMDDRIRRFCDEFERRIDHELNPLLSFNKIFLNRSAKIGVITPEEAWAWGLSGPSLRGSGVDFDLRRDDPYSIYDRFQWKVCVGEGLMGTVGDCWDRYWVKVLEMKESLSIIRQAIERRPHEGDVREKTPSRVKLPAGEIYCRTETPRGELGYYIVSTGGNLPERVKVRAPAFCNLSIIDEISRGALIGDVVAILGSLDIVLGEIDR from the coding sequence ATGGAATCACGCGACCTGTTCATCCATGGCAGCCGGGTGCCCGACCACGGCCCCGACGGCGAGCTGATGATCCTCAACATGGGGCCGCAGCATCCCTCCACCCACGGCGTGCTGCGCCTGGAGCTGAAGACGGACGGCGAGGAGGTGGCGGGGATCAGGCCCCACATCGGCTACCTGCACCGCTGCTTCGAGAAGCACTGCGAGAAACTGACCCCGCCCCAGATCCTGCCCTTCACCGACCGCATGGACTACCTGGCCTCCATGAACAACAACCTGGGCTTCGCCATCGCCTGCGAGCGGATGCTGGGCCTGGAGGTGCCGGAGAAGGTCGAGTACATGCGCGTCATCGTGGCCGAGCTGAACCGCATCGCCAGCCACCTGGTGGCGATCGGCACCTTCGGTCTCGACCTGGGCGCCCTCACCCCCTATTTCTATTGCTTCCGCGACCGGGAGATCATCCTCGACTTCTTCGAGGAGATCTGCGGGGCGCGCCTGCTCTACAACTACATCTGGGTGGGAGGCCTCAGCCACGACTTCCCGGAGGGGATGGACGACCGCATCCGGCGCTTCTGCGACGAGTTCGAGCGGCGCATCGACCACGAGCTGAACCCGCTCCTCTCCTTCAACAAGATCTTCCTCAACCGCTCGGCCAAGATCGGCGTCATCACGCCGGAGGAGGCCTGGGCTTGGGGCCTGAGCGGTCCCAGCCTGCGCGGCAGCGGCGTGGACTTCGACCTGCGGCGGGACGACCCCTACTCCATCTACGACCGCTTCCAGTGGAAGGTCTGCGTGGGCGAGGGCCTGATGGGGACGGTGGGCGACTGCTGGGACCGCTACTGGGTGAAGGTGCTCGAGATGAAGGAGTCGCTCTCCATCATCCGGCAGGCGATCGAGCGGCGTCCCCACGAGGGCGACGTGCGGGAGAAGACGCCCAGCCGCGTCAAGCTGCCGGCCGGGGAGATCTACTGCCGCACGGAGACGCCGCGCGGCGAGCTGGGCTATTACATCGTCTCGACGGGCGGCAACCTGCCGGAACGCGTCAAGGTGCGGGCCCCGGCCTTCTGCAACCTCTCCATCATCGACGAGATCTCCCGCGGCGCCCTCATCGGCGACGTGGTGGCGATCCTTGGTTCGCTGGACATCGTGCTGGGCGAGATCGACCGCTAG
- a CDS encoding NADH-quinone oxidoreductase subunit C — MEFAELVRQIRTALPEAVLEEHADAFSPWVLVERESLPALALLLRDDPALACNELMCLSGVHAPGPEGDKLWSVIHVFSMRHRHKLGVKVVVDAADPVLPSVAAVWPTADWHEREAFDMVGLIYRGHPDLRRILCPDDWEGHPLRKDYVTPATYNGMPLD, encoded by the coding sequence ATGGAATTCGCCGAGCTGGTCCGGCAGATCCGGACCGCCCTGCCCGAGGCCGTCCTCGAAGAGCACGCCGACGCCTTCAGCCCCTGGGTGCTGGTGGAGCGGGAGAGCCTGCCCGCCCTCGCCCTGCTCCTGCGGGACGATCCGGCCCTCGCCTGCAACGAGCTGATGTGCCTCTCCGGTGTCCACGCCCCCGGCCCCGAGGGCGACAAGCTGTGGAGCGTGATCCACGTCTTCAGCATGCGGCACCGCCACAAGCTGGGGGTGAAAGTGGTCGTCGACGCCGCCGACCCGGTGCTGCCCAGCGTGGCGGCGGTGTGGCCCACGGCCGACTGGCACGAGCGCGAGGCCTTCGACATGGTGGGTCTCATCTACCGGGGCCACCCCGACCTGCGCCGCATCCTCTGCCCGGACGACTGGGAGGGACATCCCCTGCGCAAGGACTACGTCACCCCCGCCACCTACAACGGCATGCCGCTGGACTAG
- a CDS encoding NADH-quinone oxidoreductase subunit B family protein has protein sequence MNLPIERHEDGNILLTSAEWLVNEAIARSLWPMTFGLACCAIEMMAAGAGRFDLARFGSEVFRPTPRQADCMIVAGTVTMKMASRVKLLYEQMAEPKFVISMGSCANCGGPYWQHGYHVLKGVDRIIPVDVYIPGCPPRPEALLEGMELLRDIIRGKKPRQGADARNA, from the coding sequence GTGAACCTGCCCATCGAACGCCACGAGGACGGCAACATCCTGCTCACCAGCGCCGAGTGGCTGGTCAACGAGGCGATTGCCCGCAGCCTGTGGCCCATGACCTTCGGCCTGGCCTGCTGCGCCATCGAGATGATGGCCGCCGGCGCCGGGCGCTTCGACCTGGCCCGCTTTGGCAGCGAGGTCTTCCGTCCCACCCCCCGCCAGGCGGACTGCATGATCGTGGCGGGCACGGTGACGATGAAAATGGCCAGCCGCGTCAAACTGCTCTACGAGCAGATGGCGGAGCCCAAGTTCGTCATCAGCATGGGCAGCTGCGCCAACTGCGGCGGCCCCTACTGGCAGCACGGCTACCACGTGCTCAAGGGCGTGGACCGCATCATCCCGGTGGACGTCTACATCCCGGGCTGCCCGCCCCGGCCCGAGGCCCTGCTGGAAGGGATGGAGCTGCTGCGCGACATCATTCGGGGCAAGAAACCCCGCCAGGGCGCCGACGCCCGCAATGCCTGA
- a CDS encoding NADH-quinone oxidoreductase subunit A, translating into MQFAFGVVLVFMVMGLLIGVVALALSSFIRPHNPTELKLQIYECGETPVGSPWMQFNNRFYTVALVFIIFDVEVVFLFPWAVVFKELGAFAFLEMLVFVGILAAGLVYAWAKGDLEWVRSRRFLRAAAAEKGRTA; encoded by the coding sequence ATGCAATTCGCCTTCGGGGTGGTGCTGGTCTTCATGGTGATGGGCCTGCTCATCGGCGTCGTCGCCCTCGCCCTGTCCTCCTTCATCCGCCCGCACAATCCCACCGAACTCAAGCTTCAGATCTACGAGTGCGGCGAGACGCCGGTGGGCTCGCCCTGGATGCAGTTCAACAACCGCTTCTACACGGTGGCTCTTGTCTTCATCATTTTCGACGTGGAGGTGGTCTTCCTCTTCCCCTGGGCCGTCGTCTTCAAGGAGCTGGGCGCCTTCGCCTTCCTCGAGATGCTGGTCTTCGTGGGCATCCTCGCCGCCGGACTGGTCTACGCCTGGGCGAAGGGGGATCTTGAGTGGGTGCGTAGCCGGCGCTTCCTCAGGGCCGCGGCCGCGGAGAAAGGACGGACGGCGTGA
- a CDS encoding OsmC family protein, with protein MIRRASAHWQGDLKTGKGTVSAAGGALDQTPYSFHSRFEDGPGTNPEELIAAAHAGCFSMALSGQLASAGLSADHIRTSAELTLERLEAGFTITRVHLVVRATVPGASAEAFHTAAANARNGCPVSRLLKAEITMDAVLE; from the coding sequence ATGATTCGACGCGCCTCGGCCCATTGGCAGGGCGATCTCAAGACGGGCAAGGGCACGGTCTCGGCGGCGGGCGGTGCCCTGGACCAGACGCCTTACTCCTTCCACAGCCGTTTCGAGGACGGCCCCGGCACCAATCCGGAGGAACTCATCGCCGCGGCCCACGCCGGTTGTTTCTCCATGGCGCTATCCGGCCAGCTGGCCAGCGCCGGCCTGAGCGCGGACCACATCCGCACCAGCGCCGAATTGACGCTGGAACGCCTGGAGGCCGGCTTCACCATCACGCGGGTCCACCTGGTCGTGCGCGCCACGGTGCCCGGGGCCAGCGCGGAGGCCTTCCACACCGCGGCGGCCAACGCCAGGAACGGATGTCCCGTCTCGCGCCTGCTCAAGGCCGAGATCACGATGGATGCCGTGCTGGAGTAA